DNA sequence from the Coregonus clupeaformis isolate EN_2021a chromosome 13, ASM2061545v1, whole genome shotgun sequence genome:
tccgatccccagcaacatgagcACCCCTGCAGttaacacacacaactttatccaccgaaactacacaatcctctgtcccatgccctcctgcacacttcccacatcttggaatctccttCCCACACACTGCTGCGAAATGACCATGAAACAGTGCAGTGGATTctgcacaaaagctctaacaggataactggtATATCCTGACATGACTTTGTCTGGTAGAGACTCTGACTCAAAATCCACTGGTTCAAACGGcgggcatcacaaacaccaggaaattTCTACTTaaattgctccacctccacacttaacgctacTCCTTTTGATGATGCcatgttcctaagagcaaagcaagaaacagatcttgacccaagttgcgtgacacggagcACCTGCTCCCTCTGATCACAAGAAACataaacaaatatcacaagtccactacaggttaccttcactgattcaactgcccCCAACTCCTttctcacccaccctgaaaccacaaatagatcagccaaaaggcaagggtccactttctccaaaaatgtaactcctactggtccagattcttctttatcatgtctgATGCCATTCTTCCTCAACATACATCTTCCCACTACACTCAGCTCTTCTTCTTCCTCGCTGTCTATAATCACATCTATCCGTTCACCGCGCTCTTGCCGCGCCTTCATCCACTGTATTGCTTGCAGAGCAGAGCCCTGATGGCTGTTCTCCAAAACCCTTCTGTTCCTTAGCACCTCTCCATGCTTCCTTCATCTTGCAAACATTTACCACACCGACGACTGACTACATTACCCCAACCACGCTTCTTAATATGGAAATTAATAATGTCCCATAAATACTTTAGCATTTGAAATTCTTCAGCATTTCACTTTGATAGGCTATCAATTTATGACGTGAAAATGTCTCAATGTATTTATTTTGTCTcaaagagtctctctctctctcacacactcacacaaacacaccctttCTGGGCGGTGCGATGCTTAATAGGCTATACTCTATCTATCCtaagggagttgcagtgatcctCCTAGCTTCATTTTCCCCAGCAGATCCGAGCAGATTAGATGTGTTTGTTATTGGAAAGAGTTTCATTTCTATGAATTAAGTACTGTCTATCAACAGATAAACAGATTAACATATCTATTTACCATTAACAGATGGTTGTTCTAAGAATAAGGAAAGCCCACAAAATATATTATGCACTTCTCTGTTTGAGCATTGTTGTCTTCATCATGTACCAGTACCTGGGGTAAGTAAGATAATAATAATTTACTTATTATTCATTCTATGGCATGTTTTAGTGTACCTTGAAATGTTTTTAAGAGCATGAATTGAATGACTAAAATAAacgttttgtcttcagttcaatGAATAGCCCTACTCTGAAGTACTTGTACTCTCACACAGTGCCCTTCTCTATCCAGTATGTAAAAAGGATTAATACAATTGTGTGTGGTTTCATACATATCATTTCTTGATAGCTGATAACACAAAAATAACTGCTTTTATCCATATTATCCATTTATAAGACAGGAGGACTAGGTCCCATCTGGAATTACACAACCTCTCCAAGCACAAGGCTATGACTAGGAGTAGCCTAGAAAGGAGTGCTACTTGTGTGACCTGTATTGTTCAATGTTTATTGACCCAAATCAATGTGGCATGGCTGATTCTTGTCTAGTACTGCGCCCGGTGGCAGGAGAATGAGCAGGAGAGTAGGCTTGAGTGCCAACTCATCCCAGTTCACCTTGGAGGGAGAACCTTTCCGTATTCTGGGGGGATCCGTCCACTACTTTCGGGTCCCTAGAGCCTACTGGAGGGACCGCCTGATGAAAATGAAGGCTTGTGGCATCAACACCCTCACTACGTATGTAGCATACAATCACTCAGgcaaaaatggcaccctattccccataaagtccactacttttgacctgcatctgaaatggcatgctattcatggagcactacttttgaccagagccctatgggccctggtcaaaagtagtgcactatagttAATAGGGTTCCAATTTGGTCGTAACTTAAGCCTACAGTATAATAgttattaataaaataaaatctaattttatttgtcacacgcttcgtaaacaacaggtgtagactaacagagaaatgcttccttacgggtccttttcaaacaatgcagagttaaaggtATAGAAATAGTAAcctgaggaataaatacacagtgaataacgaataacaataaagagtcaaaataacatgtctatattcagggagtaccagtacaaagtcgatgtgcaggggtacaaggttaCTGAGGTAGCCatgtacatatactgtaggtaggggtaaagtgactaggcaacaggatagataatagacagtaacagcagtgtatgtggtgagtgtgaaagtgtgtgtgtgtgtgtgtgtgtagcgtcagtgggcatgtgtgtgtgtgtgtgtgagttgtgtgtgtgtgtgtgggtgtgtatgccATCAGTTTGCATGTGtgcgcatgttatgtgtgtgggcgtatgtagtgtgtgtgggcgtatgtagtgtgtgtgtgtgtgtgtatgtgtgtgttgtaataGTTCATGACCCTGGTCATTTGTTGTGCGATAATGAGGAGCATCCTGTTTCTCTTGCAGAGATGTACCATGGAGCTTACATCAGCCAGAGAGAGGGGTTTTTCACTTTCAAACAGAGTTGGATTTAGAGTAAGGACccctcctgttcctcctcttcatcatttATAGTTGAACGTTTGCAGCTTTCCATTGCTCTATACAAACACAAATAATTGTCTTGCATCTTATCTATCCCCCTGGCATTAATACTCAAATGACTGAAACGCATTGGGAATTTCCTTTTACATCATTTGGCATCAGGTGTCGTTATTACCCGAGCTGCCATGCTCATGGGAGTGAGTAGCAGATGCACTATCCTGACAACAGCCCAAATGCATCTTCACAACAACAGCACTTGCTGTGCAATTAATGGCACTGAGGTCAGGTCACATGATTCCCATGTTTCCAGGGGACTTGGGTTCACACCAATTTTATATGTCTATAGTTCACACTCATAGAGAATATTTGCATATCTGACACTCAAGTGAAACTTACACTCCAAAATCAGACCTCAGTCCAGAAGTGGACTCATTTTTATGTCTGAAAACAACTGACAAACTTTGGTTCGGAGTGATGTCCCTGTGTCTTGTTTTCCCAGAGCCTACATTAACCTGGCTGCTGAGGTAGGACTCTGGGTGATCCTGCGTCCAGGGCCGTACATTTGCTCTGAGCTGGACCTAGGAGGGCTGCCGAGGTCAgtcagctgtctgtctatctatttGTATGTTTGcctgtttttctgtctgtctgaccttcCATTTTTAAACCAACGCATTTGGAGTTTGGTGGAATCGAGGCAAACAGAGCCATCCATTTTGAATAGGAGACTCTGCCCTACACTACTTTACTGTTGAATTGTCTGCTCTTAAGAGTCAGGACATTTCTGAGGCAACATTCCTCAGTAAATGTAATAAGGAGGTCGGAGCGTGTAAATGTGTTTTGCACAGAGGCCACTTGATCTAGCAACACAAGGTGCCATTTTGATTGTAATATGTGACTATGGGAACCAGGGTAAACAACTTATACTATACCCCAGGGAGGGGCGGATTGGCTGTCTTCTAGCTTTCTGTCCTCCTGGGAATATGACTCAACAGTTTCATGAACAGTGAGTTTAACTGACTACAACACCCCCAATTCTCTTTCTCCCTGGCAGTTCTAATACTACTTTtccactctctcttcttccctcggTTAAGTTGGCTTCTTCGTGACGGGAGTATGAGGTTGAGGACTACTCACCCAGGATTTGCTGAGGCAGTCAATACGTACTTTGACAAGCTCATTCCAAAAATGGTTCCTCTACAGGTCATTATTTGGTTCCTATTCGAATATAACCTGGCTGTAGCCAAACCAAAGCTATAGCTATAGAATACATTAGCTGTAGAATTGTCCTATATcatttgaaaatgtattttttgttttttcaGTTCAAGAAAGGAGGGCCCATCATTGCTGTACAGTTGGAAAATGAATATGGATCATTTGCAATGGATAACACTTACATGCCTTTCATCAAGGAggtaaacacacatgcacacacacacacacacacacacacacacacacacacacacacacacacacacacacacacacacacacacacacacacacacacacacacaaataatgtaATTACAGAATGTATGGCATTATCCAATTAGGTTTTATAATGTATGGGTCATGTCCAGTGTTGGTGCTCACTACTGTGTTTCTTCATAGGCTCTAAAGTCCAGAGGAATCAATGAGCTCTTACTGACGTCAGATAACCATGAGGGGTTAAAGGAAGGGGGTGTGACTGGAGGTACAGTTTATCATTACAGCAGACACACTTACAGTGTCCTTATTTTACACCGTCCTTGTGTCCACATTCACTGATCAAAGTTCTGCAGTCATTTTACAGTATATTCCTTTAATTCCAACCTATCTTCTAGTCATCAGAACAGTGAATCTACAGAAACTGAATCAGGGCGACATCAAGTATTTGAATGCTATTCAGGTACAACCCATTCTCTCCACTTGCTCCTCATCTTCATACTTGAACATTTTCAACAAATGCTGAACAAAGTTTATTAGGAAGATCAGCAAAGTATTTATACATTGGCCACCAATTAAAATGATAGCAGTCTGTATTGATCATGTGTAAGTTGTGGACTGTGTATTTATGCACGGCAGCCTAATAGCCCCATGATGGTGATGGAGTACTGGACAGGCTGGTTTGATGCATGGGGAGACCTCCACCATGTCCTCGCCCAAGAGGGTAGGGTTGTATTTTTaagcttacttacttacttaggcTTTGTCGTGACTAATGACGCATAAGTCCTCCAAATGGTCCCTCCATTTCTCCCTGTCCTGAACCTCTTTCCATGTGTTTACCTTCATCTTTCCAGTATATGCAGGATTCCGCAATGACTTAAAAGTAGCAGTCAATGAAATGACTAATATTCCTTTAGCTTATTCTGCAGTTGTACACATTTTTCAGACTGTGGAGTTTTTCTGAAGCTGCTATTCATCAACATATTTTTGTGCCTGTCATTTCCACATTAACATGCTTCTCCAAAATGTCAGTTATTAAATTGCTAGATATCTGCGATAAACATGAATGATCTCTTTGTTTGTCAGATATGGTTTCTGCTGTGCGGGAGATTCTGAGACGCGGCATGTCCATTAACCTGTACATGTTCCACGGAGGGACTAACTTTGGTTTCATGAGCGGAGCACTGATCAATCCAATCTACAAGGCACTAATCACAAGCTATGGTATCTTATCCAGATATTTATTCCACTTTTTAGCAGCATTCCAATTTACACTAGTGGCAATGTGTTTTGAAGTTTCCTCTCACAATTTAGTTTTGTATTGTATTATCTTGTATTACACATTGCCACCAATGAGTGGCAGTGTGGACCAACATGTCATGAGAGATCTTCCCTGTCCCCACTCCCCACTGATGATTGCTGTCATCCAGATTATGATGCACCTCTGTCCGAATCGGGGGAATACACACCAAAGTATCACCTTCTCAGGGATCTATTCAGTCAGTACCACAGTAAGTTGATCACTAAacttaaaaataataattaaatagCCCGACTTTTGTCAACTTTAAGGGCTGGTTTCCAGGACCAATAGAGAATCCCCATTGAAAAGGTTTAAATCCAGGGTTAGTTTTACTGTAATCTGAGTCTGGAATACTGCCCTAAAAGTGTAAGGGAGATTGTGTGTGACCTCATTGTCTGATGACTCCCTTGGCCTTGTGTGTCGGAGGTGAGAAGCTCCCTGATATGCCGGCCCTGCGTTGGAAGGAGAGGTATGAGCCAGCCATCATGTACCAGCACCTCTCTCTGTGGGATGCCTTGAGCTTCGCTGGGGAGgtgagtgtgcgtgtgcatgtatgtgtgtgtatgtgtgtttgtgtgtgtgcgcgtgtgcttgtgtgtgtgggtgctggtCCGTGTGTAggtcggtctgtgtgtgtgtgggtccgtTTGTGCCTCTGTGTGCAtatgtgcatatgtgtgtatgtactgtatatgtggatATGAGTATGCATCGGTCAGTTCTACACCAAACGTACGCTTCATgactgtgcagtgtgtgtgtgtgtgtgtgtgtgtgtgtggctctttctgtctctctagcCATTTAAATCACCAACCCCAGTCAACATGGAGAATCTCCCAGTGAACAATGGGAATGGCCAGTCCAATGGATATACCCTCTATGAGACCATTATAACCAGCGGAGGCTCCCTCAAGTCTGGAGACAATGTACGGGACAGAGCCCTGGTGGGTCTACACATCCTATAGACACCATGACTTGTTCAAAATATAGAGTTTATGACACAGTTATATCACATTTTATAATTGAAATGGTCCTGTTAATGTGGAAATCACTTATGATTCTCTTATGATACAGAAGTTGGGAAACTACAGTCACTTTTGAAGGCATTTATTTGACAGATGTAAGTTTGTTTCTAGGTGTTTGTGGACAGACACTACATCGGCATTTTCAAGCATCAGAATCTGCAGCTAGCGGTGCCTGATGGAAAGGTACTGCAAGATGAACATGAGGCCTACTGGAAGCTACTTTCAAATAGGACCTACAAGCTTTTCAAGCTTTCATAATCATCAACAACCAAACAGAGCCAAATAATGATTTAATATTCTAACTACAGGGAAAGCGGACATTGAGTTTACTGGTTGAGAACTGTGGACGAGTTCACTATGGGAAAGCTATAGATAAACAGCGCAAAGGTGCACATCTATTTTGACTATCCTCTCTTTACACTGTAACTAAATCGTATTATCCTACTGTAGCAGAAACTGGTAACAATGTACTTCTTTTCAGCTTTGATGCCTTTTTATTGTCTGTGTTGTATTGTAGGTCTCGTAGGTGACATTCTATTGAACAACACTCCATTGAGGGACTTCACCATATACAGTCTGGATATGAAAACCAGCTTTATTGATAGGTTTGTATATTTTAATTTTCAACTTGTAGTACTTGTAAACAATCAAGCTCGTAAAAAGTCATTTTTATGAGCTTGAGCACTACAGATACCAATCAAGCATACCAATGTTTGCATGTGAACATTTCATGGAACACATTTCTGTTGGTGGCCCACCCTTTGATGGTATGCATGTACATATTAGACAGTGTGGCATTAATATATTTGTGACTATACCTTGagtaatatatatatttcagcCTCAACCAGGCACCTTGGAAGTCCCTTCCACACATTCCCAGTTTCCCTGG
Encoded proteins:
- the LOC121580167 gene encoding beta-galactosidase-1-like protein 2 isoform X1, which produces MVVLRIRKAHKIYYALLCLSIVVFIMYQYLGTAPGGRRMSRRVGLSANSSQFTLEGEPFRILGGSVHYFRVPRAYWRDRLMKMKACGINTLTTDVPWSLHQPERGVFHFQTELDLEAYINLAAEVGLWVILRPGPYICSELDLGGLPSWLLRDGSMRLRTTHPGFAEAVNTYFDKLIPKMVPLQFKKGGPIIAVQLENEYGSFAMDNTYMPFIKEALKSRGINELLLTSDNHEGLKEGGVTGVIRTVNLQKLNQGDIKYLNAIQPNSPMMVMEYWTGWFDAWGDLHHVLAQEDMVSAVREILRRGMSINLYMFHGGTNFGFMSGALINPIYKALITSYDYDAPLSESGEYTPKYHLLRDLFSQYHSEKLPDMPALRWKERYEPAIMYQHLSLWDALSFAGEPFKSPTPVNMENLPVNNGNGQSNGYTLYETIITSGGSLKSGDNVRDRALVFVDRHYIGIFKHQNLQLAVPDGKGKRTLSLLVENCGRVHYGKAIDKQRKGLVGDILLNNTPLRDFTIYSLDMKTSFIDSLNQAPWKSLPHIPSFPGFFLGRMFTYGYPSDTFVKLPGWGKGVVFINGLNLGRHWYIGPQQTLYLPGPFLNSGVNQVIVFEEQEADYKITFEETPDLGMAVDIQ
- the LOC121580167 gene encoding beta-galactosidase-1-like protein 2 isoform X2; its protein translation is MVVLRIRKAHKIYYALLCLSIVVFIMYQYLGTAPGGRRMSRRVGLSANSSQFTLEGEPFRILGGSVHYFRVPRAYWRDRLMKMKACGINTLTTDVPWSLHQPERGVFHFQTELDLEAYINLAAEVGLWVILRPGPYICSELDLGGLPSWLLRDGSMRLRTTHPGFAEAVNTYFDKLIPKMVPLQFKKGGPIIAVQLENEYGSFAMDNTYMPFIKEALKSRGINELLLTSDNHEGLKEGGVTGVIRTVNLQKLNQGDIKYLNAIQPNSPMMVMEYWTGWFDAWGDLHHVLAQEDMVSAVREILRRGMSINLYMFHGGTNFGFMSGALINPIYKALITSYDYDAPLSESGEYTPKYHLLRDLFSQYHSEKLPDMPALRWKERYEPAIMYQHLSLWDALSFAGEPFKSPTPVNMENLPVNNGNGQSNGYTLYETIITSGGSLKSGDNVFVDRHYIGIFKHQNLQLAVPDGKGKRTLSLLVENCGRVHYGKAIDKQRKGLVGDILLNNTPLRDFTIYSLDMKTSFIDSLNQAPWKSLPHIPSFPGFFLGRMFTYGYPSDTFVKLPGWGKGVVFINGLNLGRHWYIGPQQTLYLPGPFLNSGVNQVIVFEEQEADYKITFEETPDLGMAVDIQ